Sequence from the Thermocoleostomius sinensis A174 genome:
CCATTTGGGCCAATAGCTCGTTTAAGCGGGCCCGATCTTCGTTTTGATCGAGAAACTGAATTGTATTAGGATGCGTGATCAAGTTGGCCATGCGCATACCGCTAATGCTGGCGGGTGAGACCACATGATTGGCCCCGGCTAACAACAGTTTTTTCTCGGTAGACGGCAATTCTCCCCGCGCCACAATCGTCAGTTGTGGATTTAACCCGCGTGCCGTTAAGGTAATGAACACATTCAGGGCATCATCTGGCAAGACAGTAGCCAGGGTTTTCGCCCGTTCAATGCCCGCTGTCTGCAATACCTGCTCATCCGATGCATTGCCTTGACAAACGCGATAGCCCAATTCCTCCGCATCGGTCAGTCGCTCCGGGTCTTGGTCAATAATGACAAACGGCTGATTGGCTGCCGCCAGTTTGTGCGCTAACACTTGCCCAATGCGTCCATATCCACAAACGATCGTATGCTCTTGCAAATTGGCAATATCGCGGGTTTTACGGCGCTGTTCTAGTACCTGTTTAATTTCTCCCTCGGCAATCATTTGAATAAATCCTCCTACGGTATACGCCGCCGAGCCATAACCTGCCACAATCACAAAGATTGTGAAAATCCGCTGTGCTGGAGATTGCACCGGGCAAATCTCGCCGTAGCCTACTCCAAACACTGTAATGATCACCATGTAAACAGACGTAATCAACGGGCACTGAAGCAAGGTATAGCCCGTAATCGCTATCAGCAAGGTGCTGATGAAGAAAACAGTGCCAACCAGAATGCGTTGGAGCGGCGACTGCATGAGTAAAGCCTCACAGGGTAGGAGCCAAACCTTATGGTGCTATTTCACGTTGCTCAAACTTTGCTATTTCTAGCTGCCAGATGGTGTGCTTTTAAGCCAACCGTTGCCGCAGTTGCTTTGAGATTAAGCGACCGAACTAGACTCTACTGTTGAGTGATGGCTAAATGTAGTGCTTTTAAGCACAGTGTCCCCAAGAATACTCATTTGAATGCCAAACAATAGCGTTGACTTCATTCTCACATCTTTTACCCCAATCGATGAAGCAGGTATGATAGTATGGTTGACTGCATGAGAATTGATAGGAATAGACTGAATTCATGGCACTACTGCAAGATCGTAAGCAAGAGATTATCTCCGAGTACCAAATTCACGACACGGATACGGGGTCTGCCGATGTGCAGGTGGCGATGCTGACCGAGCGCATCAACAAACTTAGCCTTCATCTTCAGCAAAACAAGAAAGATCATGCCTCTC
This genomic interval carries:
- the rpsO gene encoding 30S ribosomal protein S15, with amino-acid sequence MALLQDRKQEIISEYQIHDTDTGSADVQVAMLTERINKLSLHLQQNKKDHASRRGLLKMIGQRKRLLAYIQKQDQERYRALIGRLGIRG
- a CDS encoding potassium channel family protein; the protein is MQSPLQRILVGTVFFISTLLIAITGYTLLQCPLITSVYMVIITVFGVGYGEICPVQSPAQRIFTIFVIVAGYGSAAYTVGGFIQMIAEGEIKQVLEQRRKTRDIANLQEHTIVCGYGRIGQVLAHKLAAANQPFVIIDQDPERLTDAEELGYRVCQGNASDEQVLQTAGIERAKTLATVLPDDALNVFITLTARGLNPQLTIVARGELPSTEKKLLLAGANHVVSPASISGMRMANLITHPNTIQFLDQNEDRARLNELLAQMDVQVDELRIPADSPLVGGTIADLEVRGKGTFIVVALRKINGEFLTHPGHEVRLDAGDTVIVLGHRGDIPNFKRLYNVKRKLRYRGARS